The stretch of DNA GATAACGAAAATGAAAATGTGCAAAGGCTAAGTGATAAGGAGCTTGAGAGATTGGAATTGACCCAATTAAACCAAAATCATACAAGTGCTCCAGAATCTAGTTCAAGAGCGGGTTCGTAAACTCTTATTATTGGTTTAgcttatatcatatatattacttaTTTCAAATATTgattagtttgtaatttttttcttaggAAAGCGACAGAGACTAGTAGTAGACATAGATGAGGATGAATGGAAGGATATTGATGGTGGCAATGAGGGTGGTGGCGATGAGGATGGTGACGATGAATTTGAGGATTTCTAATCATCATTGCATGTTCCATCAATGCTTTAGTTCGAGTTTTATGAGTCAAATATGTTCTAGGATAGTAgaatttagaattctaattcTAGAAACATAATTATCTTTATTCTAGTTTGAGTTTTATGAGACATATCTTTAGGTATGTTTGAATTTTATGAGACATTTTatggttattatttttatgagatATTTTATGGTATGTTTGAAATTTATGTGACAGTTTATTTATTCTTAAGTGCTCTAAAAGTATTGATTCTATTAATTTTTGAGGCTTACGCCTCATACGCCTCGAGGCTTACGCCTagccttacaaaaaaaaaacgcCTCAAGGCTCATTTGCGTTTTTTTAAACATTGGGTAGGACAATATTACTCTATAGATTGATTGGCTTAATGCAAAGAAAGGGACAACAGGAGAAATATCTTAGGTTCTATCATTCATTGCAATGCAGCCAAGTGCACCAACTTCATAGACCTCACTGATTCCAGAAAATGAATCACAAGGCAAGCTTCATAGACCTAACATTTCCCTTGACTAAATCTCTGTCAAGGCAAGCTTCATCACACCTCCTACAATGCAccaaatacatatacatatattttctcTAGTCTATAAAAGCTTGCATGTCTTACATTGTCCCCAGTGGCTGTTGTAGCTGTATGGCTGCATGACCTTTTCTATCTCTTGCAAAATCTGTTTCATAATTTTATTGAATGAACAGAGCCGAACTCCTATGATTTTGCTGAAACACATGCATGATTATATAGAATCACAACATGGACAGAAACTTGTAATCAAGAATAATTCTCATTGCTAGAACATGCTGGCTCTAACAAAGGGCTCACATTTTTTATAATACaactcatttttttttgggGTGTTCGTGTCAAATAGTGAGACAAATCAAGCACATTTCTTCATGGAAGTCAATAGCATAACACACGCATATACAAATCAATGAAATCACGCAGTTGAAAGCTACCAATTGTTGATCAACCTTACTACGCCTCAAAATCtgcttatataaatatatgtttatataaacTGTAcatacttattttattattgaagaAGAACGTATGAAATAATAAACATACATCTTGGTTACACAAAAGTCATAGCAAAAGTAAACTATGTTCAAAGAGAGAACCAACATACAACAAATCAACTAGATTCCAAAGCCTGTCTTATCATCATCACGTAATAGGTCTCATTTTCCATTGATCCTTTCTATTACTGTGATAAGTCCTTGAGTACCAAGTTTTCCATCACCATTAGCCACCATCCCAGAAAACAACTGCTTACACAATGCAGCCCCAGGCAAAGCCACCACTCTCTCATGATCATCTTCTTCCACAACATCAACACCCATCCCCAAATCCTTCACCATATACTCAGCAAATCCACCAGGCCTGAAATCTCTTTCAATAACCCTCTCGCCAAACAACTCCATCACCATTGATCCTGCCGCCCCACCTCTCACCGCCTCCATAAACTGTCTCGTATCCAACCCGGCTCGCTCTGCAAACACCAAACCTTCGCTCAAACCAATCAAATTTGCCCCAACAACGATCTGATTTCCTATCTTGCAACTCTGCCCGGAACCGGCAGTGCCCACGTAAGTAACCTTTCCCATGATGTCAAACAAAGGTGAGAGCCACTCAACAACGCCACGTTCACCGCCTGCAAGTATAGCTAATCTCCCTTCCCTGGCGCCAATGTCGCCCCCAGATACTGGGGCATCTACAGACCAGCAATTCTTCTCACGCGCCGCCGCGAATATCTCTCGGGCAAGTACAGGGTGGCTGCTAGTCATGTCTACGGTGACGCAGTTGGGATTGAGACCGGACAGAACGCCATTGTTCTCTAAGACAATCGACCTAACATCTGAGGGGAGCCCCAGCATTGTGAAAACAACATCTGTGGAGCGAGCGAGTTCGACCGGGGAATTAGAAAGTTGGGCGCCTTGAGATTCGAGGGAGAGGGATTTGGAAGGGTTGCGTGCGTAAACGGTCAGAGAGTAACCGGCGGAGAGGAGGCGAGAGGCCATGGCGGCGCCCATTACGCCGATACCGATCCAGCCGATACGGGTTTTGGCAGGGGTGATGGGATTTGGGTAAGGGGTTGTCATGGGTAGAGAGGCAGAGGACGCTGAAATTAGTTGATCAAATCTGGTGATATTTCTGAGTTTGGAGTTCAAAGTTCAGAGTTCAGTAATTTTGGCTCTGATTTTTGGGTTACGATCTTATGGGTGTACAGTGTGTGCTATTTATCTTGAAAATTTGGACAGTTAATTTAGGGACTTAATTAACTTTTTGTTTCTTAATATAATTAGACGAAATTCATAGGTAATGAAAACAAATTATTGATAAATTGATGTAATTATAAATTGAAAtgacaaaattttaaattgaatCTTCTATATGTTGTGCAACACAATGGGACTTCTAACGGTATGAGTATTATCAGACCATACCAATGACGCAGAAACCATAGatttatatttgtcaaaccaCCTCCTTCAACAATCACACTAAAAGACTTTTCCTCATTCAGTGACTTGAAAGAAAGAATTTCAGGCACTACTTTTATACCAATAAGAGATGTTGATGAGATTTTAGCCTTGTAAATTGAGTTTGCTTCACCAACATTCTTAACTCTTCtctgaaacttaattttaaatggctTGTTGACTGGGACTCTGGCAATCATTGAAGGGTAATTGAGATCCTTTGGTGATCCTTTTTCTGAACCATTGGTGCAACTACTGTTATCACCTGATATAAGCCTAACTTTATTCTCATCAAAACCAATGTTGCAGAGAAACTTTATGTAGTCGTCTTCTAAAGCTTCATACACTAGTCCAGGGTTTATAGCTTGTACAGGGTTGACATGGCCAGAACCATAACCAAATTCTCCACTGGGATTTCCTGTATTGTGCATGACAGAAGCTGCAGCCACCAGAAAAAGAGAAGGATTTGGTTAAGTTGAGATGTCAGGTGTGTGTAATCATAGAGAAGAGCACTATATGataagtagtagtagtagtacctGTAGTCATAAGAGAGGATTTAATAGCTGAAGAAGACCAGTCAGGGTGAAATGTTTTAACATAGGCAGCTGCTCCAGCAACATGGGGACAAGACATGGAGGTTCCAGATTCAACTGTGTATTTTACACGCCGTTTATCATTGAAAAATGTTGAAGGTGGAGTTTCAAGTGAATATGCAGCCAATATATTTACTCCTGGGGCACTTATATCTGGCTGCAAGTATTTGAACACGAGGAAATAATTAAAATGCTACtcttaaaagaaaaattgaCAAGGTGATAGAACAGCATGAACCTTTAGAATATCTGGTATAATAACATTTGGCCCTCTAGAAGAGAAGGAAGCAACAGTAGGAGCACTAGAATCCCTTGTTACTTCACTTTTTAATATCATTGCTCGAGGATCTCTGTGAAAAGAAGAATGGTTTTGCCTTGTTTAAGAGAACTCAGTGAACCAAGAACAGTTAATTATCAGACTAAAAGGTAAAGCAATAAAACATACTTTGTAGAACTTATGTAGGACAAGATTGATGTATAATCTCCATGTGTCAAAGTTGATGCAGGGAACGGTACAACAGAGGAAGCGCCATTTAAAGCATCATTGTACACAATGCAACCAAGTGCACCAGCTTTATAGGCCTCACCGATTCCTTTAATCGAATCACACAACACAATCTTTCCCTTTACTAAATTATTGTCTAGGCACCCATTATTGCACAACCTACAAATGCACACCTTTCTTTCCCTTATTATCAATATTCTCATAAGAAGTTTTACTAAGTGAAAATGATCAAATGAGTTTGAAAAGTTACCCGGCCATCAAATTGGAGCAATTTCTTGAAGCGTCTTTTCCATGTACTAGAGgaaaatttgttccatttagtCTAAAAGTATTGACAGCACTCCCCTGAGTGTAAAATTAAACTATGAAAATGCATGACAAGAAAGCCAAACCAAAACATCTAAATGGAAAAGAGAATAAGACACACAATTATAGTTGTTCCATTTCCAAGAACAATCTTGTCTATGATTTGTTGATCTGTAGTACTAGCTGCTACTGTCATCAACCAAGGCGCAACGCTTGTCAAAGTTTGAAGAAACGGGCCACTGTTTCCTGCTGAGTTTGTGGTTAATATCCCTTTCTTCATTGCATGGAAAGCACCAATGGAGATTGGATCAAGCTCAAGTGTTTCTAGCATTGGAGATGACATTGATATGGTAATGATGTCGACACCATCAGCAATAGCGTCGTCAAAAGCTGCCAACATAGCTTCTGAATAGCACCCTGTTGGGCTGCAGACTTTATAAGCAGCAATTCTTGCAGAGGGAACTCCTCCTCTTGCAATGCCTTCTTTTAGTCCATAGAAACTGACATTTTTTACATTGTTCCCAGCAGCTGTGGAGGCCGTATGGCTTCCATGACCCTCACTATCTCTTGCAGATTCATCTTCTGTGACAGATGGATAATACCGAGCTCCAATGATCTTGCTACAACAAAATCAAGACTTCATAGAATCTCAACATCTCTAAGACATTGGTAAAGGAATAGACAAATACAAATGTCAAAAACTTTTCTCTCAAGGAACTTCCTAATGGTACATGTATGGTTTATGTAAGCAAGAATTTTTCAATGAAATGAATAGGAAAATACTTGTTGCAGGTGAAATTTTTTCCTCCTTGACATGCACCTTTCCATTTCTTGGGAGGTGGACCAAAACCTTCATCACTAAAGCTTTCTGATTCAGGCCAAATTCCAGTGTCAATAACACCAA from Cannabis sativa cultivar Pink pepper isolate KNU-18-1 chromosome 2, ASM2916894v1, whole genome shotgun sequence encodes:
- the LOC115721398 gene encoding probable 3-hydroxyisobutyrate dehydrogenase-like 3, mitochondrial; protein product: MTTPYPNPITPAKTRIGWIGIGVMGAAMASRLLSAGYSLTVYARNPSKSLSLESQGAQLSNSPVELARSTDVVFTMLGLPSDVRSIVLENNGVLSGLNPNCVTVDMTSSHPVLAREIFAAAREKNCWSVDAPVSGGDIGAREGRLAILAGGERGVVEWLSPLFDIMGKVTYVGTAGSGQSCKIGNQIVVGANLIGLSEGLVFAERAGLDTRQFMEAVRGGAAGSMVMELFGERVIERDFRPGGFAEYMVKDLGMGVDVVEEDDHERVVALPGAALCKQLFSGMVANGDGKLGTQGLITVIERINGK